The Stigmatopora argus isolate UIUO_Sarg chromosome 1, RoL_Sarg_1.0, whole genome shotgun sequence genome segment AATGAATTCTCAGATGATGCTGAAAATCATTACCTAAATGTGTTCGTATTTACATGCAGGATATGGTATTTATAAAACAATACATCTATATTACGCTACTTATTAAAATCTCATCATGCAAACATTTAGTGGTCTTAATGGTAGAGAAAGATGCCATTATTTGCAGTGTGGTGCGATATCTTGACAACAAGCCATTTTCCCATCCATACTGTATTATTCATGATGTGCTAATGTGCCCTTGTGTAATTTCTCCAGGTTTTGGCCTCGCTTTCAATCTCCAGCCAGCTCTAACTATCATTGGAACCTATTTCCATGTGAAGAGACCGCTGGCAAACGGACTGGCGATGACAGGAAGTCCGGTGGTGCTGTTTACACTTGCCCCACTTAATCAGTTCCTTTTTGATTCTTTTGGCTGGAGAGGAAGCTTCCGGATCCTGGGAGCCATTGTTTTGAACTGCTGTGTTGCCGGTTCACTGATGAGACCCGTCAACAAAAAAGTACAAGTACAACTAAAAAGTGAGCCACACGAGAGTGATGGAGAAGGCGAAGTCCGCAAGGATGACCGGCAAGCATTTGAAGTCCAAAATCAAAGTGATGAAAAGAGCTGCGTACGTAGGTTTATAGACGTTTCGCTTTTCAAACACCGGGGATTCATGATTTACCTTGTTGGCAACGTGGTCATgttttttggactttttgcaCCCATCGTGTTCCTTGCTCCATACGCCAAACATTTAGGTGTCGATGAATATTCAGCGGCGTTCTTGCTCTCCATTTTTGCTCTCGTCGACATGTTTGTCAGACCGGCGACCGGATTTATCGGAAACATGAAAGGGATCCGACCCAGAATTCAGTATTTATTCAGCTTTTCCGTTATCTACAATGGCGTGTGTCACCTTTTGTGCCCTCTGGCAACTGGATACGTAGGCCTGGTCGTTTACGCTGTCTTTTTTGGGATGGCGTTCGGGATGGTGTGTTCACTTCTGTTCGAAGTGTTGATGGACCTCGTGGGAGCTCATCGCTTCTCCAGCGCCGTTGGACTCGTCACCATTATCGAGTGCGGCCCGGTGCTTCTCGGACCTCCTATTTCAGGTTCGGAACTGAACACAACCTCTGTGAGTATGTCAGATTGAAGGGACTATTTTGAGATGGGTTTACTTTATCTTTCAGGAGCTTTGGTGGATATTTTTGGGGAATACAAGTACATGTACTACGCCTGCGGTGTGTTAATGCTGGTGCcaggcatcttttttttcatcatgcaTTACTTTAACTACAAGAGGCTGGACGCAGAGCAGAGACAGCAGCAGTCAGTGGAGATGAGGACGTGTGAAGAAGCTGTGCACCTGAAAATGAACCAGGAAGAGGGACGGAGATGAATGGATGGCTACTATGTGAGGGACTCTAACTAAAATTTAACCTGTAgtttaatatttttacaaaacTCTATGTGTGGCCTCCGGATCTATTTGGAGGCAGGACTTAAATAACTCATGGTGCCAATTcagtatgagtatgagtgtgtgtatgtatgccagcgagtatatatgcatatgcatgttTATTGTCTTTAATGAATTTACCACAGCTAGATGGCAGCACATACCAACTTGTACAATTAGCCAAGTTTAATGATGAATAGAAAAGTAATTTTTATTGTGTAAAAATAGAGGTTGATATGCCACTCCCTTTATTTATAGTTTATCATCTCATCAAATTTGTAAAcactataaatacatttttattaagtaGATTGTATTTGCTCGAAGTGCCAAAAATTACATTGTAATTTTctgtaaatatattaaatattttaaatttcattcaagtgtgtcatacacacacgcacacacactctctcacacacacacacacatacacaccacacacaccacacacaccacacacaccacacacaccacacacaccacacacaccacacacaccacacacaccacacacaccacacacaccacacacaccacacacacacacaacacacacaacacacacacacacaacacacacaccacacacacaccacaccactcacaccacacacacacacacacacacacgcacacacactcacacacttgtTTTCACAAGCATACGGTGAAGTGTAATTAAATTACGATTAAATTATAACTTCAATTTACTTTATCGGAGGAGCCTAACAATTAGAAAATGTGGTAATAACTAATAATAATCAGGACAATATATTTACCAATGTATTAATTGAAATACATTGCACGGTAACATATTGTAATATATTGtattacatattttaaatacattaaatgaTATCTTGTCTgcgcaaaaatatatttattaggAGTTAAAAACACACCAATGTATCTAGATATGTgtcaaaaaatcaaataaaaaaataacacacaaaTGCTATGTGGAGAAAATACAGACGGAATTTTGCTGGCAGtgtgattaaaataaaataaaaaaacacacaaaaaaaccatTACACTTTCAATTCAGTTGAAAGCCTACGCAGAGAATTCAAACCTAAACTAACCTGGACTTTTCAGATTCTCTCTTTTAAACGctttctgaacatttttttcttgaacttgTGCTGCGTACCCTGAAGCATATGCTGCCAGAGATACATTGAAAAGCCATTCAAGGAAAGACCAACACCATTACTACAAATGTATGCCTAAATGTTATATCCTTATTATGTCCCTGCAAGGTGCATATTGACTCCCTTTCCTGTGCACTAAAATTACTTATGTGAGTGAATCAATACATTATTTCTCAGCACGGATAACATTACCTGCAAATGGGTTTGTATGCCTAAATCTACATCTTTTGGGTTGAATGACCGACTTCATTATTCAAACTCCTTTGAGATTCAGATGTCTCAACGTGGACCTAAAGTAACAGTTGAGGAGatgcataatttaaaaaaatcaagaccTCCAATGGGTGCTGGTTCCCATAAGTGTTATATCATTTCCTATCTTAGCAGTTTGAGTTTAATCACTGCGATGAACTGTGACTGATGTCAGTAAATCTGAATTTAATTGGGGCCGCACGATTTAATCCGGGCAGCTATTCCTGTGACGACTGCAACTGCATTAAATGTGCTCGAACGAATTGAGCCATTGGTCCCCAAGCTCAGTTTCAAACATGACTGATTTGAATCCAACATGCTGGTTGATAAACACTACTAATCTTCTTTGTGACCCAACAATAATCTTGTTTTGGCTATGTAGACACCAACTTGCAGAGTGATGTCATGTCAACCTGATTTACTTTACTCACACTATGTCACTCACTGCGTGCTATCCCACTGTTTATAAACATGCTTAGCAGGGACTCTCAATTGTCTGTAAGTGTGAATGTTATGTTTGCTTGTCTGTACAAGACAGTCTCCTTTGACTGGATCACCTGAAGCAGCACAAGAAAAATGGGTGGAtggtaatgtttatttttatttttatttatttttttacactcaaTCCATTGTAGTCATTTATTGCACAATATAGGCATACTGTAGATGTGACTGAAAATTCCATTGTCATTGagttattttgacaacattgtgtTTAGTTCTATTTTTATTCATGGCATGAGAGCTTGCAGTGATCCTGAATAATGTGCATTACAATCGAAACATGACATTTCTTGCAATTACTGCTTTGAAACAAAGAAGGGTAGTCGTTGCAAGAAATCTAGAAGACATGCCAACTCGTCGACAAAGGATTATTTAGATTTGCCTTCATATTACATTGTGGAAGCCTTTTTAATATGGGAAACTATGGTTTTCCAAAGAATTTATATTGTAGCATAGCATCATGAAATTAGTGATTTACACAGCACAAACATTAATTCCATAAAAAGTCTGAATAGTTCATTTTCCCACAATGGAGCAAGTCTGCATAAAAGATTTATTCGAAAATACACAAAAGCGAAGGCCTCTGAACTTCTCCGTCTTGAGCTATACATGAGTCGACCACCAAAGGACTTAATGCGATTACACTGCCCATAATTAATAATCTGTGAAACACATTCCCCAAAAGGCAaagcaaaatgtctttttcactTGCCGACTATTCTAAAACTGTTTGAATTATCATCTTTATGCACATTTACCCTACTTTTCTTTGCTGACAATATAGAACCTCTTTGACCAATATCCTCAATCTGCCACTCAAAATTCCTTCACGCTTTGTTGGAAGGAATTTGTCATAGCAAGACTGTACGTGGAGGCTCTGTGCTACTTATTTTCCCTATTGTTTCTCTTTATCTGGCCAATGCAGGAACTTGCCGAAGCTCCCATGTGTGTGATCGACCTCGTTCCCATGTGACTGTTAAAGAAGGGAAGACAAGGATTGTAATCAAGCCTTTGAATGCCACGCTGAATCACACCGTCGCGTAAACACATTTGGTCGAATTCTAAATGGCATTTACTGCCCATTGGGCTGCCCAGTAACACATTTACACGCTGAGCACACATGAAACAAAGTGTGTCATGCTGATGATGAAATGCAACTGGCTGTTCTTTTCATTGTATCAGACATGCACGAGTGACCAACGTGACCTTCTTTAGATGGATTTTTCCACATTTGGATTGTTCATTCTCACATCCCTGACCACTCTCAAGTATCATCAGATGGCCACAGAAAGACCAAACCGGTGCAGAACCCTTGAGAGTCGACACCCGAGCTTGGGCTGAGAGAGGTGGCATGACAGGGACCCTGCATGCAAAACGGCGAGGAGCAGAAGTAATTAGAAAAGCAAGTGAGGCATGTCGGCTCGTCTCCAAAATGGAAGGCGGGGTGAAACGTGACCACGCAACCTGGCAGTGTCATCGTTGGTAGGGCACAAACAGtgctgaacttttttttcatattaggAGAATTTGTATAACCCTAGATCAGTTCTCAAACTCTGCCACTAATACCTTTAGTGCTCTATGGGCTTCCTCTACTAGAATGCATGATTGAactaaattttcaagttacattaTTTTCCAATACAGTgcataatctaatctaatcaaacaTAGTTCaacttaaacttttttttaatgtttaggaACTTCCCAAAAGacatggtagactggttggacactctaaattgcccctatgtatgcgTGTGAATATagatgtttgtccgtctccttgtgccctgtgattggctgaccaccaattcagggtgtcctctacCTCGTAACTgtatttggctgggatagtctccagcgcccccgcgacccttgtgaagatgagCACcacggataatgaatgaatgaaataatgaatgaatgtttaagaaatgtttcttttcaaatattcaGGACTGACTTCATGATCCTTAAGCACATTACTATTTAAATCACTATTatgattttttcccctaaaatctAAATGCGGTGATAACGCTCAACTGTGgcttataaaataaacaaaacctgTGGCCTTTTTTTCAAGATAGAGGAAGGTATTTTAAAAAGACAGACGActatgtcaaaaatggttgctCAAGGAAAGGTGTTTAAACATCAAATGACACCACTTGCGAGCGCAGCCATTGTGTGCCACACATGACGTCAGTCACAGCATGCAATGAGCAATCcaaaatttacaaaatgatagaAATATGTTTGTCattatgagggaaaaaaaacaagagactAAACCACTGTTGTGGTCGGCGACTCGAGAGCCGCATGACACTGCCGTGCTTTCTTCGTGCATCATCACCTGCAGGCTGCAGCAGCTCGTGAAAAAGAATGACAAACAACATAAGTCACCAAGTGACTCCTGCACAGCCAATCAGCTGTAATTTATTCTAATGTATTCATAAGGTCATTCAGTGGTGATGGATTGGCCAGGCTTGAGAAAGTGGGAAGCAAATAAGTACGCTGGCTGAGCCCTTTGGGtgggtttaatttttttttaaattccaatgTCATGTGCTCCTCCATGCTTTGAAAGCATCCAGATAATACTCCCGTGTTTTGGAGATTCTTAATGGTTCCAAATTCACGTCACCGAGGTTTATCTCAACAAGCTGGAATTGAGTAATCGTTGATGTCGAAGTCTCAATTACAAGTAGATGTGTTTTTTGATAAGGACAACACAGGCAGCATTCTTGATTTAAGGTTTCACATTGCCTTATAACAAATCTCACCTTCTGGTTGACAAGATTCAAACTGGGGCCCTCAGAGATGAAAATACTAAATACTACGGCACAACGTAGCCGACCAGCCATATTAGTAAGAGCATCACTCCTATTTCTTCACTGATTTTatgaccattattttttttaaatcaatttcaaaGCTTGCCACTTCAACTGATTGCGTTACGATCCCCTAATTATCTAAATATAAGGCAATGTTGATTGAGAACCCTAAACAAACCCCAAAATCACAACAAAAATTGTCcagaaatgtagtttttttccccttttttctaAAACAGAGGTTAAAATGACCAATTTTGTACTTCCGTGACATCCCTACATCACAAAGGTGGCTCCCACCACCAACTTCAAGTTCTCCCACTTGAAGTCTTCTGATTGGTTGAATCTCTGCCGTTGCTTTCTTCAGGGATCAATAGTAGTTGGCAAACCAATCAAATGGTGTGTTTTTCCCTCTTCCAACTTGCCTAATTTGTGAGCATTGAATGAACAGCGCTGTGGCCAAGGACACACTACGTCGAGCCGGCGTTGAAGATATACAGCGGGCTAAACTCGTCAGGGTCGGGCTTGCTAGTATTTCTTTTAAACAGCTCGTGGGTAAAACCTAAGTTACGTTAGTGTGTGTCCAACTTAAGATGTAACTCCTTCAGCAGAGCCTACATGAGAGATGGAATTTTATTCAGGAGGGAGATGGCAGGCTTTGCCAACACAGTTTTTCTTGTTGCTGGAGCTGTATATtccatttgacaaaaaaaggatggaacgtgtgtaaaatgttttctttcgtTGATAAAAGTGGGTAGAAGGTAATACGCTGTCAGTTTGCCGTGGCAACGCCAAACTATCTAGCAATTCGTTAAAATTGTGTGTCAGCCTTTTGCCTCGTTAACTGGACTTTCTGATTAGTCTGATATGTAGGTATGTTAATCCAGAACTAGCGGCAGAAATCAAATCAATTGACCTAAAGCACTTCCATCAGAGCAATGAAagtgtgtgtattttaaattgTTAAGGTTTGGGAGCATACTCTGTTATACATAGCCACAATGCATGATTTTAACTCGGGTTAAAATAGTCTCAACAGCCTTTAAAACTGTCATTGCATTTACTAGGACAGTAAGATGTTTTATTAATAGAACTTGCAAGAGAATTCAGAAAGTAATGCTCATAGTACTGGTTCATCTTCTAAAATTTGCGAATGTTGAGCAGCGATGCTCTACTATCATCAACCTTTTCTGAAGTTGAGTTGAACTTCTTACCTAAACAATTGTCCggcaaaacataaacaaaagtGTCAAATGAAGCATTGTTGTGGCAGCCTGAAGTGTATGATTGCAAGTGAAGTCTGCGTTACACAATAGTCCATTTTCAAAAGGAGGCCCTCTCAGCTGTCTAAATAGGATGATTGCTGGCAGCCTGAAGGGTCCTTGAGCCAGGCACGTACGTGTGGGAGGCCTCATGTAAAACATCAGCGCCGATGATGTGATGATGATCAGCATGTGGAGGGATTCACCTGTTATGGGTGGCCCTCATATTTAGGTCTTAATTCCTACTCCTTCAATAGCTGTTTTCAGCTAGGTAAAACACAACGTCAAAGAGAAAGGGAGTCTTTCTGGCAAAAGACAGATCCTTATTACCATTTGCAACACAATCATAAGCTCCATGTTAAAGTACTGCATACCCTCGATGACGAGTAGCAAGCAACTTCCATGGTAAAACCTGTTGAATCCTATCATTTATCGTTTGGCATATTATTTTCCATTAGTTGTATgacgtcatttttttaagcatgtGTTAATCTATATAGACTATCACTCCGTGTTTCAGTGTTTAAACTAACAAATCCTCATCTGTGTAGGATTTCACATTTCCATGTCCTGGCTGCATTATGAAAATGAGAACAACTCCTGTCCCTGGTGGCCGACACGAGTAGACTCGCTGAGTCTCTCAGCCTGCATCTGTCCCGTCTGTATCCATTTTCTACGTCTCGTCAACCCGTGCGTGAACCCAAACCATGCAAACTTGCTCATGGAACCCAATTCATGAAGACTAGCTAGCCTCTGAGGGAATTACCTTCTAAAAACAGTGCATGTGACTGAAGTGTGTACTTTTTTCATGAATCCCATAGTTAAATCTGGCTGTCATTCACAGAAATATATATAGGTGACCTGactggtgagtggttagcgggtgggcctcacagttctgaaatcaagGGAATTCGAACCTTCTTGTGTGGAATCTGCATCTTCTCCCcttggctgcgtgggttttcaccggatattccagtttcctcctacatcccaaaaacatgtatgtaagtctggttgaacacactaaatagTCCCTATATGTGAGTGTTGAGCATGGTTGTTTGCCTCATTatgccgtgcgattggctggaaaccaattcactatctccccagcctactgtccatagtttgctgggatagcaCCCCCCccaacacttgtgaggataagcgagatggaaaataaatgaatgaatgaacacaacAGAGTGAATGGTACACGGTCCGGAAATGAAAAGCAAGCGAAGAAACGTGAATTCtaaatcattcattaattttccatactgcttttcctcacaagggtcatgggtggtgctagagcctatctttGTCAATTATGGGAACCAGGtgatggacaccctgaattgattgcctGCCAATCGGAGTGcacaagcagatggacaaccggtcacactcacactcatacctaggggcaatttagagtgtccaaccagcctgtcAAGCGTGTCTTTGGGTTGTagaaggaaactggaatacccacaCATGCTTGGGGAGGACAAGCGAAGTCCACAGAAGAAGGTAAGAACCCACTGAACTGTGGGGCGGACGTGAAACCATTCTTCCAACAGGCCGCCCTAAAGTAAGTTCTTATAGTTATATTAGCTTAAAAACAAATTGTGATCAAAACTATAAAATAGTCTAAAACATTAGTTCATTGAAACTACCCTCTTTTCTGGGAGAAATGGCGGCATTTTGATCATTCCAACCCATTTCTATTATTTGAATTTGGTGTAAAATATATACAGCCATAAAACACAATACCATTCTCTGATATTTGAAAGCCAAACTCTAGAGTGGCTTTAAAAGCAAAGATTCTGCAGGGCCATCAACCTCAGCAGTCTATGTGGAATCAAGCATTCTTGttgtaaggtaaaaaaaaatgcagtaacgGAAGCATCGTAGACACACACACTGTATGTGTCGTTGCGTGCCGTTGAGTTATGGCCCCAGCACGCAAGAGATGATAGGTCCATCGACATATCAATAATGTATCATCTGGTAAGAGAAATGATAGGCACTCAGCTGTTACTTTCTCCTCAGTAGTAAGCCATAAATTTGCGGGGCAATAATAATGACTCTTCTCAAGGAAATAAAGGCCACCCTCTGCCAAGCCCCCCTCTGTTTCCCCTACCACAGTCATAAACCTGACTCGCGCTTCCATCGGCTGGAAGAAAAATGTTTCCTCTCTCTGCACCCAGGAGTCGTACACAGGGGGTACTTGAAGCAGCCAACTTGATATGCAACAATTCCTCTttacaggaggaaaaaaaatacaatttgggtTTCCATTTAGCTATCCTCACATTCTGCCTGTGAAGCTGAGTAGAGATCTGGCAAGCTCCTGTTCACTCCGATCTTTGTTTCCTTTAACCATCAAGTTTGACAATCACCACTCACTGCAGGTggctttatgtatttatttgttttccatttgcaTTTCATGAATTTTTGCCAATTCTCAGAGAAGAAAACTACTTCCTGCGAAAGCTGAATTTGAAGGAAAACAAGTTAGATGTTATGGGTATGATCACAAATTGAACATTGAAATGTTGGAAAGTCAGTCATGTAGTCAGTTGTGGTTTGCATTGTTGGTTCTTTCCTTATTacctttttctctctttcccatCGTTGGTATAATCTGCTGATTTAGAAAAATGG includes the following:
- the LOC144072847 gene encoding monocarboxylate transporter 2-like translates to MPAKPATNLGYIPPDGGWGWAVVFASFISIGFAYAFPKSLTIYYKEIQEYFSISYSQIAWVSSVMLASMYAAGPVSSILVNRYGSRPVVMVGGFMVSFAMVLASFGTTIIHLYLCVGVIGGFGLAFNLQPALTIIGTYFHVKRPLANGLAMTGSPVVLFTLAPLNQFLFDSFGWRGSFRILGAIVLNCCVAGSLMRPVNKKVQVQLKSEPHESDGEGEVRKDDRQAFEVQNQSDEKSCVRRFIDVSLFKHRGFMIYLVGNVVMFFGLFAPIVFLAPYAKHLGVDEYSAAFLLSIFALVDMFVRPATGFIGNMKGIRPRIQYLFSFSVIYNGVCHLLCPLATGYVGLVVYAVFFGMAFGMVCSLLFEVLMDLVGAHRFSSAVGLVTIIECGPVLLGPPISGALVDIFGEYKYMYYACGVLMLVPGIFFFIMHYFNYKRLDAEQRQQQSVEMRTCEEAVHLKMNQEEGRR